Within the Pengzhenrongella sicca genome, the region ATGCGGTCGAGGCGCAGGTTCGTGAGTTGCTGGTCTCGTGCCCGACGATGCCGGCCACGGTGATCGCGGAGCGAATCGGGTGGGAGCACTCGTTGACGGTCCTGAAGGACCGGGTGCGGGTGCTGCGCCCGTACTACCTGCCGCCGGACCCAGCCACCCGCACCCAATACGACCCGGGCGCCCGAGTGCAGTGCGATCTGTGGTTCCCCCCAGTCGAGGTCCCGCTCGGTGCCGGGCAGGTGGGTTCACCGCCGGTGCTGGTGATGGTCTCGGGTACTCGCGGATGATCTTCGCGATCATGCTGCCCTCGAGGCAGGGTCCGGACCTGATCGCCGGGCACTGGGCCTTGTTGACTTCGATGGGCGCGGTCTCGCGCGAGCTGGTCTGGGACAACGAGGGGGCGGTCGGGTCCTGGCGGGCCGGCAAACCCAAGCTCACCGACGACTTCGAAGCGTTCCGCGGGATCCTCGGAATCGGGATCCACCAGTGCCGCCCACGCGACCCGGAGTCCAAGGGGTTGGTCGAACGCGCGAACGGCTACCTGGAGACCTCGTTCCTGCCCGGGCGCACCTTCACCGGCCCCGGCGACTTCAACACCCAGCTGGTCGACTGGCTGAAACTGGCCAACGCCCGCCAGCACCGGGCACTGGGCTGCCGCCCGAACCAGCGGTGGGAGGCCGACCGGGCGGCGATGCTCACCCTGCCGCCGGTGGCCCCCCAGCTCGGCTGGCGCACCCGAGTGCGGCTCCCGCGCGACCACTACGTGCGCCTGGGCTCCAACGACTACTCCGTCGACCCGTCCGCAGTGGGCCGGTTCGTCGAGGTCATCGCCGACCTCGAGCAGGTCACCGTCCATCTAGGCGCCAAGGTCGTCGCGACCCACCCGCGTTGCTGGGCGCGCTGGCAGACCATCACCGACCCCGCCCACCGGGCCGCGGCATTGGCAATGTCCACCACAGCGGCCGACCGCCCAGCCCCCAGCCAGCCAGCCGACGACGTCGAGCAGCGTGACCTGGGCACCTACGACGCCGCGTTCGGTCTGACGGACGTGGCCTGATGGGCGCCGCGACCAAGACCAGCACCCGGGACGTGTCCGCCGAGCTCGCGTTCTTGACCCGGGCGCTGAAAGCCCCGACCCTGCGTGAGGCCGTCGACCGGCTCGCCGAACGCGCCCGGACCGAGTCCTGGACCCACGAGGAGTTCCTCGCCGCCTGCCTGCAGCGTGAGGTCTCCGCCCGCGAAGCCCACGGCGGTGAGGGCCGCATCCGCGCCGCCCGGTTCCCGGGCCGCAAGTCGTTGGAGGACTTCGACTACGACCACGCCCGGGGCCTGCCCCGCGACCAGATCGCCCACCTGGGCACCTTGGACTTCGTGGCCGCCCGCGAGAACGTCGTCTTCCTCGGCCCGCCCGGCACGGGCAAGACCCACCTCGCGACCGGGATCGCGGTCCGCGCCTGCCAGGCCGGGCACCGAGTCCTGTTCGCGACCGCATCGGAGTGGGTCGACCGCCTCGCGACCGCGCACCACGACGGGCGCCTGCAAGACGAGCTACGACGCCTGGGCCGCTACCCGCTGCTCGTCATCGACGAGGTCGGCTACATCCCGTTCGAACCCGAAGCGGCGAACCTATTCTTCCAACTCGTCTCGGCGCGCTACGAACGCGCCTCACTGATCGTCACGAGCAACAAACCGTTCGGCCGGTGGGGAGAAGTCTTCGGCGACGACACCGTCGCCGCCGCGATGATCGACCGCCTCGTTCACCACGCCGACGTCATCGCCCTCAAAGGCGACTCCTACCGGCTCAAGAACCGCGACCTCGGCCGCCCACCCGCGGCCAGCACCGACTGAACAACCAGGCAAGGTGGTCAACATTCACCCGTCGATCCATGATCAACTTTCAGCCGTCGTTGACAGCGTCCGCCGTGCTGCACTCCACGG harbors:
- the istB gene encoding IS21-like element helper ATPase IstB, encoding MGAATKTSTRDVSAELAFLTRALKAPTLREAVDRLAERARTESWTHEEFLAACLQREVSAREAHGGEGRIRAARFPGRKSLEDFDYDHARGLPRDQIAHLGTLDFVAARENVVFLGPPGTGKTHLATGIAVRACQAGHRVLFATASEWVDRLATAHHDGRLQDELRRLGRYPLLVIDEVGYIPFEPEAANLFFQLVSARYERASLIVTSNKPFGRWGEVFGDDTVAAAMIDRLVHHADVIALKGDSYRLKNRDLGRPPAASTD